Within the Gossypium raimondii isolate GPD5lz chromosome 12, ASM2569854v1, whole genome shotgun sequence genome, the region GTTTGCTTCAGATTACGGTCAGGAATTTTGTGAAGCTTTCATTGGTGTAAGGAAGGAAGCATTGGAGCAGCATTTTGACATTCTCGAAAATGGAAAACTGAGTATTGAGGATCTGTTGAAAATGGAGTGGTGTAGCTTGAGTACCGAGATGAATAAATGGACCTGGTCGATGAAGATCATCGTCGGTGTCTATCTCATGAGTGAAAAACGGTTATGTGATCAGGTCTTAGGGAAGTTTGGATCAGTTAATTCATTTTGCTTTCTTGAGATAGCGAAGACTACAATTCTTTGCCTCTTGAATTTTGGTGAAGCCATAGCAATGGGGCCTCAAGAACCCGAAAAGCTGCTTCGTCTGCTTGACATGTATGAGACTTTGGCAGATCTTGTTATAGACATAGATGCATTGTTCTCAGAAGATGGTGGGTCTTTTGTTCGACTCGAGTTCCACAAGCTTCTTGAGGGATTGGCTGATTCCGTAAAAGCAGCATTCAACGCGTTCGGAGTTGCTGTTTCTTCAAATGGATCATTATACCCCTTCCCTGGAGGTGGAGTTCATCCTCTCAGTAAATATGTCATGAATTACATCAGTATGTTCCCTGAATATTGCAGCACCCTCAATTTGCTTCTCGAGGATCAACATTCAGATGTTGCAAGTCTAGTTAGTGAGCCACAGTGTGGACCAACTGCGTCTCTTTCCACATCTTGTCCGATGGCTTGTCACCTTCGATCAATCACAAGCTCTTTGGAGTCCAATCTTCATAAGAAATCTAAACTACACAAGGATGAAGCTTTACAACATATTTTCTTGATGAACAACCTCCATTACATGGTTCAAAAGGTTAAGGGCTCGGAACTCAGGCCTTTCTTCGGAGACGAATGGATCCGTAAGCATAACGCAAAGTTCCAGCAACACGAAATGAACTATGAGAGAGTCACTTGGAGTTCAGTAGTTTTGTTGCTGAAGGATGATAACCCTGGCTCGAGTTCCCTGTCAAAATCTGCTTTCAAAGAAAAGTGCAAGGGCTTTAGCGTTGCCTTTGAGGAGGTATACAAAAACCAAACAAGTTGGT harbors:
- the LOC105764718 gene encoding exocyst complex component EXO70E2, which produces MDECQSAIPAHDGDLHVVAAAHHIVKALGTTKNLSDDLRKILIDLDAHLSLITSNIDSKGGKGFVEVEERLKRVERKIVIWESDRIMIWDSGPKEASDYLEAVDEVQTLIDSLRGLSMNENQKQKELLHRASSLLQMAMSRLEEELIHMLVKHKQQSEPTYIPSPSSQRNVVYNESVVSLDNESVKEALSKNSCTDECGEYIVDLVPEHVIPDIKSIAKVMFASDYGQEFCEAFIGVRKEALEQHFDILENGKLSIEDLLKMEWCSLSTEMNKWTWSMKIIVGVYLMSEKRLCDQVLGKFGSVNSFCFLEIAKTTILCLLNFGEAIAMGPQEPEKLLRLLDMYETLADLVIDIDALFSEDGGSFVRLEFHKLLEGLADSVKAAFNAFGVAVSSNGSLYPFPGGGVHPLSKYVMNYISMFPEYCSTLNLLLEDQHSDVASLVSEPQCGPTASLSTSCPMACHLRSITSSLESNLHKKSKLHKDEALQHIFLMNNLHYMVQKVKGSELRPFFGDEWIRKHNAKFQQHEMNYERVTWSSVVLLLKDDNPGSSSLSKSAFKEKCKGFSVAFEEVYKNQTSWCIPDPQLREDLRISTSLKVVHAYRTFLGRNPAHVDDKCIKHTVEDVEKLLLDLFEGSPRSLRNSRRMMKT